The following are from one region of the Tachyglossus aculeatus isolate mTacAcu1 unplaced genomic scaffold, mTacAcu1.pri scaffold_89_arrow_ctg1, whole genome shotgun sequence genome:
- the LOC119924238 gene encoding olfactory receptor 10A7-like has translation MLHLECQWYRNVLKVIQFMIFLVTYLIAMIGNSLLVSVSTVDSALQTPMHFFLGSLSLVNIGCTTVIIPKMFTNFLSKNKSISYGGCAALLYFSFFFGPSECWILTTMAYDRQATICDPLHYTLIMNRRHCLQLALAFWISGIPVATVQTVVMFIMPFYGPNVINHFFCDSPPLLDLVCMETFVIETDFGGKAFENSKFLQAQANTFLDEFQVILFMIFVVIYLIAMIGNTLLVLVSTLDPALQTPMYIFLRNMSLMDIGYTTVIIPKMLTNFLSKDKSISFEGCASQMYFSFFFGSSECWILTMMAYDRQAAISDLLHYSLIMNWRFCLQLALASWLAGIPVATVQTAVIFTLFF, from the exons GTCATCcagtttatgattttccttgtgaCATATCTAATAGCCATGATTGGAAACTCCCTCTTAGTATCGGTCTCCACTGTGGACTCTGCCCTTCAGACTCCCATGCACTTTTTCCTCGGGAGTCTGTCCCTTGTGAATATTGGTTGCACCACTGTCATCATCCCCAAAATGTtcaccaatttcctgtccaaGAATAAAAGTATTTCCTATGGTGGCTGTGCAGCTCTATtgtatttctccttcttttttGGGCCCTCAGAGTGTTGGATCCTGACCacgatggcttatgacagacaggCCACCATCTGTGACCCATTGCACTATACACTCATTATGAACAGGAGGCActgtctgcagctggccctggctttCTGGATATCAGGGATTCCAGTGGCAACAGTACAGACAGTAGTGATGTTTATAATGCCCTTCTATGGacctaatgtaattaaccatttcttctgtgatagccCTCCTCTCCTAGACCTGGTGTGCATGGAAACCTTTGTGATTGAG ACAGACTTTGGAGGCAAGGCTTTTGAAAACTCAAAATTCCTACAAGCTCAGGCAAACACATT TCTCGATGAATTTCAGGTCATCCTGTTTATGATTTTCGTTGTGATATACCTAATAGCCATGATTGGAAACACCCTCTTAGTGTTGGTATCCACTCTGGACCCTGCccttcaaacccccatgtacaTTTTCCTCAGGAATATGTCCCTTATGGATATTGGCTATACCACTGTCATCATCCCaaaaatgctcaccaatttcctgtccaaggataaaagtatttcctttgaAGGTTGTGCATcccagatgtatttctccttctttttcgGGTCCTCAGAGTGCTGGATCCTGACAAtgatggcttatgacagacaggCTGCCATCAGTGATCTTCTCCACTATTCGCTCATCATGAACTGGAGGttctgtctgcagctggccctggcttcctggctagcAGGGATTCCCGTGGCAACAGTACAGACTGCAGTGATATTTACATTGTTCTTCTAG